The window TGCGATGGCGGCTTGCTCGGCGCAGGTGGTGAGCCGGTAGGAGGCGTTTTCGACGTTGCAGCCGGTGACTATAGTACCGTCCGTTAGCAGGAGGGCGGCGCCGACGCGAAATTTGCTGTAGGGCGCGTAGGCGTGTTCGGCAACGGTGCGCGCACGTTGCTGGAGATCGGTGATCTGTGCGGGGGTGAGTTCGTTGGGATGTTCGGTGGAGGACATGATGTGAGTGAGGCTATCGGGTGCGCGGGTCGATAGCAAGTGGCAGTGCGCCCTTGGTTCGCTCATGGTTACCGTTATGCGTCCGATAGAGAGTGTGTGGACGAGCTAACCAAAGAATTTATTGCTGAGAGCCAGGAAGGTCTGGACCGGATGGAACGGTGCCTGACTGAGCTGGAGACGCGGCCTGACGACGCTGGATTGCTGGGAGAGATCTTCCGTGCGGTGCATACGATCAAAGGGACGACGGGGTTTCTGGGATTCGATCGCCTGGAGAAGCTGGCGCACGCGGGAGAGCATCTGTTGGGTTCGCTGCGGGACGGCAAACTTGCTGTGACCTCGGAGTTAATCAGCGGGCTGTTGCGCCTGCTGGATGGGCTGCGCGAGATTCTGGTGCTAATTGAGGAGACAGGGAGTGAGGGGACTCGAGCGGGTGATGAAGACGGAGAGCTGATCGCGGAGTTGGCGATGTTGAACGGGCAGGAGCCCGCGGAGTTGCCGGAGATTGAGGCTCCTCAGATTGCGCTGGT is drawn from Edaphobacter lichenicola and contains these coding sequences:
- the cdd gene encoding cytidine deaminase, translating into MSEPRAHCHLLSTRAPDSLTHIMSSTEHPNELTPAQITDLQQRARTVAEHAYAPYSKFRVGAALLLTDGTIVTGCNVENASYRLTTCAEQAAIATAVSLYGPGIRIRAVAVANLNATASEPCGACRQTIHEFSAPDTIIFYPSAFGVISETTISKLLPAAFVLENS